From a single Methanobrevibacter sp. genomic region:
- a CDS encoding endoglucanase: protein MPNDRDKLLMIMDSLEVDYRSGRISPEKYSYFRSKYEDKLNSIDAMEATKRIRSMQGKSTPKTTQKKRSKKPTKNQKEKEQDLVQKYIINPKKGDAKYNKKEKKSMSSGTFKLLLLLVLVIGFTVGVGYGVFNLDFNNFSDTSSVAIVDDTAFPDVTENIVQNTTKTTSSYNRSYTSNYSSTSSDIETTTDSSDDSGYSGSGGYSDSGSGSGSGSSGSGSGSGSGSGSSSSGGGSSSGGGSSESGGSDE, encoded by the coding sequence ATGCCAAATGATAGAGATAAACTTCTAATGATTATGGATAGTTTAGAAGTTGATTACCGTTCTGGAAGAATTTCTCCAGAGAAATATAGTTATTTTCGTTCCAAATATGAGGACAAGTTAAATTCTATTGATGCAATGGAAGCAACTAAAAGAATTAGGTCCATGCAAGGTAAGTCAACTCCTAAAACCACTCAAAAGAAAAGAAGTAAAAAACCTACCAAAAATCAAAAGGAAAAAGAACAGGATTTAGTTCAAAAATATATTATAAACCCTAAAAAGGGTGATGCCAAATATAACAAAAAAGAAAAGAAATCAATGAGTAGTGGAACATTTAAACTATTATTATTGTTAGTATTAGTCATTGGATTCACTGTTGGTGTCGGTTATGGTGTATTTAATTTGGATTTCAATAATTTTTCCGATACATCTTCAGTAGCTATTGTTGATGATACTGCATTCCCTGATGTTACTGAAAATATTGTTCAAAATACTACAAAAACTACTTCTTCATATAATCGTAGTTACACTAGCAATTATTCATCCACAAGTTCTGATATTGAGACTACTACAGATTCTTCAGATGATTCTGGTTATTCAGGCAGTGGAGGATATTCAGATAGTGGTAGTGGATCTGGCTCAGGTTCTTCAGGAAGTGGTAGTGGATCAGGCTCTGGTTCAGGTTCCAGTTCATCTGGTGGAGGATCAAGTTCTGGCGGTGGCAGTTCTGAATCTGGAGGAAGTGATGAATAG
- a CDS encoding 6-pyruvoyl tetrahydropterin synthase family protein: MKILVNGIQSNLRFSSAHVIPGHESCGFIHGHSYFVDVEIEGERAGKFEFVVDFKHVKGFTKAVCNELDHRLLIPVYNDLIEFKDFDKETGSIDELKANKTIHFKIDGKGYSIPSVDCVLLPLPYTSAEELSKYFAENLAEKLLEENYDNLKYVAVCVNEGIGQGAEYRKDL; encoded by the coding sequence ATGAAAATTTTAGTTAACGGTATTCAATCAAATTTAAGATTCTCCTCTGCTCATGTAATTCCAGGACATGAATCCTGCGGATTTATTCACGGACACTCTTACTTTGTAGATGTTGAAATTGAAGGTGAAAGAGCAGGTAAATTTGAATTTGTAGTTGATTTTAAACACGTAAAAGGATTTACAAAAGCAGTATGTAATGAACTTGATCACAGATTATTGATTCCTGTTTACAATGATTTAATTGAATTCAAAGATTTTGATAAGGAAACAGGTTCAATCGATGAACTGAAAGCAAATAAAACAATTCATTTCAAAATTGATGGTAAAGGATATTCAATTCCTTCTGTTGACTGCGTATTATTGCCTCTTCCATATACTTCTGCTGAAGAGCTATCAAAATATTTCGCTGAAAATTTAGCTGAAAAATTATTGGAAGAAAATTATGATAACTTAAAATATGTTGCAGTCTGCGTAAATGAAGGTATCGGTCAAGGTGCTGAATATAGGAAAGATTTATGA
- a CDS encoding CBS domain-containing protein codes for MKDKTSINRKSNTGAVEHVTKVHDKEGDIMALATKEVISIPPTKSIKDTAKVMMEHEFRRLPITDPGSGKLLGIVTVMDILDFFGGGKKFNIIEKKYEDNFLAAINEPVKEIMTRDLITLSNKASIGETIKTMLDNQLGAIPLVDADEKLTGIVTERDIALSLAGVAGKETVREYMSPKVFTTTPGTPLESACKIMVRNGLRRIPIVGGEADISKAHKKLLGILTSTDVIRFLNAKELFDNLNSNLATDVLKTTVSDIMVKDPITVEQTITIGELCQLFAENNIGGVPIIKDDEIVGIITERDVLNSVRRA; via the coding sequence ATGAAAGATAAAACATCCATTAATAGAAAATCAAATACTGGCGCAGTTGAACATGTGACAAAAGTTCACGATAAGGAAGGAGACATAATGGCTCTTGCTACTAAAGAAGTTATTTCCATTCCTCCAACCAAATCTATCAAAGACACTGCAAAAGTAATGATGGAACATGAATTCAGAAGATTACCTATCACTGACCCTGGTTCTGGTAAATTATTAGGTATTGTTACCGTAATGGATATATTGGATTTCTTTGGTGGAGGAAAAAAATTTAACATTATTGAGAAAAAATACGAAGATAACTTTTTAGCAGCAATCAACGAACCTGTTAAAGAGATCATGACTCGTGATTTAATCACATTATCTAATAAAGCTTCCATTGGCGAAACAATCAAAACAATGTTGGATAACCAATTAGGTGCTATCCCTCTTGTTGATGCTGATGAAAAACTCACAGGAATCGTAACTGAAAGAGATATTGCATTGTCTTTAGCGGGTGTAGCAGGAAAAGAAACTGTACGCGAATACATGAGTCCTAAAGTATTCACTACTACTCCTGGAACCCCATTGGAAAGTGCATGTAAAATCATGGTTAGAAATGGATTAAGAAGAATCCCAATTGTCGGTGGTGAAGCTGACATTTCCAAAGCACATAAAAAATTATTAGGTATCTTAACATCAACTGATGTTATCAGATTCTTAAATGCAAAAGAATTATTCGATAATTTAAATTCAAATTTAGCTACTGATGTTTTAAAAACTACTGTATCAGACATTATGGTCAAAGACCCAATTACAGTAGAACAAACAATAACTATCGGTGAATTATGTCAATTATTCGCTGAAAACAATATTGGTGGTGTACCAATCATCAAAGATGATGAAATCGTTGGTATTATCACTGAAAGAGATGTCTTAAACTCAGTTAGAAGAGCATAA
- a CDS encoding energy-converting hydrogenase B subunit P, with the protein MKFVMMPYHIISLGGYIVEWDFPYRNLIVVNKTSEPIKMEIPVFDEEWIHEHRDLGLDVIPVTLNDNFLSMWKRAHAELDKVRPKNE; encoded by the coding sequence ATGAAATTTGTTATGATGCCATATCACATAATAAGTCTTGGAGGATACATTGTTGAATGGGATTTTCCTTACAGAAATCTTATAGTAGTTAATAAGACCTCCGAACCAATTAAAATGGAAATACCTGTGTTTGATGAAGAATGGATTCATGAACATAGGGATTTAGGACTTGACGTTATTCCAGTTACTTTGAATGATAATTTTTTAAGCATGTGGAAAAGAGCACATGCTGAATTAGATAAAGTAAGGCCAAAAAATGAGTGA
- a CDS encoding DUF366 family protein: MTITHKHVDEIFEYDGSQINPSWAFQEFGIYGSSIITWIGPVNITPDNLKDFADVGLEIKSNYMVNFICEFFDQQPPNMRIAYLRQRLLVMIFREILTEYGIASKREGDDIFVDGGKLSISIASVSLSSAKIHFALNLEDKGTPDDVETIGLFDIKNNDGTQIFNKENLLDLINETALRFIDELESIENDISKTKVLG; the protein is encoded by the coding sequence ATGACTATTACTCATAAACATGTTGATGAAATATTTGAATATGATGGAAGTCAAATCAATCCATCATGGGCTTTCCAGGAATTTGGAATTTATGGCTCTTCAATTATAACCTGGATCGGTCCGGTTAACATTACTCCAGATAACTTAAAGGATTTTGCAGATGTTGGATTGGAGATAAAATCCAATTATATGGTTAATTTTATCTGTGAATTCTTTGATCAACAACCTCCGAACATGAGGATTGCTTATCTAAGACAAAGACTTCTCGTAATGATATTCAGGGAAATTTTGACTGAATATGGAATTGCATCTAAAAGGGAAGGCGATGATATATTTGTGGATGGTGGAAAATTGTCCATTTCAATAGCTAGTGTTTCACTAAGCTCTGCAAAGATACATTTTGCACTTAACCTTGAAGATAAGGGAACTCCGGATGATGTTGAAACAATAGGATTATTCGACATTAAGAATAATGATGGTACTCAAATATTCAATAAGGAAAATTTATTGGATTTAATCAATGAAACTGCTTTAAGGTTCATTGATGAACTAGAATCAATTGAAAATGATATAAGTAAAACAAAGGTGTTAGGATGA
- a CDS encoding SDR family NAD(P)-dependent oxidoreductase has product MGKLDGKVAMVTGSTSGMGRDSAKLFAAEGAKVVVTGRNEERAKAVVDDIKAER; this is encoded by the coding sequence ATGGGAAAACTAGATGGTAAAGTAGCAATGGTTACCGGTTCAACATCCGGTATGGGTCGTGATTCCGCAAAACTCTTCGCTGCAGAAGGGGCAAAAGTTGTTGTAACTGGAAGAAACGAAGAAAGAGCTAAAGCTGTTGTTGATGATATCAAAGCGGAAAGGTAA
- a CDS encoding DUF5612 domain-containing protein translates to MSDYTLTIKSDEKKGVLYDITDVITEYGANISYVHLFVEKNNMGSINLELEHVENIDDLIVDLEKIEEVKSVELHGSQLDIYGKRIIIIGGGAQVSQVAMGAITEADRHNIRGERISVDTIPLVGEKPLAEAIEAISRLPRVHALVLAGSLMGGEITQAVKKVKEESNLIVISLNMPGSVTKYADLIITDPIQAGVLAVMSIADTAVFNIERLDGNIHF, encoded by the coding sequence ATGAGTGATTATACATTAACTATTAAATCTGATGAGAAAAAGGGAGTATTGTATGATATTACTGATGTTATCACAGAATATGGTGCTAACATTAGTTATGTTCATCTTTTTGTTGAAAAAAACAACATGGGCTCCATCAACCTTGAACTTGAGCATGTTGAAAACATTGATGATTTGATTGTGGATTTGGAAAAAATTGAAGAAGTCAAATCAGTTGAATTGCATGGTTCTCAATTGGATATTTATGGTAAACGTATAATTATAATCGGTGGTGGAGCACAGGTATCTCAAGTTGCTATGGGTGCAATCACCGAGGCAGACAGGCACAATATACGTGGTGAACGTATAAGTGTGGATACTATTCCACTGGTTGGTGAAAAACCTCTGGCTGAAGCTATTGAAGCTATTTCAAGACTTCCTCGTGTTCATGCTTTGGTTTTGGCAGGTTCACTTATGGGTGGTGAAATCACTCAGGCAGTCAAAAAGGTCAAGGAAGAAAGCAATTTGATTGTAATTTCACTTAACATGCCGGGTAGTGTCACTAAATATGCTGATTTAATTATCACAGATCCGATTCAGGCGGGTGTTTTGGCTGTAATGTCTATTGCAGATACTGCAGTTTTCAACATTGAACGTTTAGATGGTAATATTCATTTCTAA
- a CDS encoding 7-carboxy-7-deazaguanine synthase QueE gives MMKAPVIEIFSSFQGEGLLIGERQIFVRFAGCNLNCNYCDTNDSKSEKSGKLMTPEEVLEEINKILTPDCKTISFTGGEPSLYPEFISEVGRLSDLDIMLETNGTLPNNIDRIERLDMVSLDIKLPEHFDGEFDEQILLNEIKSVSLLMEKSIKVYCKVVILPSTKIESFKEVVEKLSENISNKNNLKVIIQPSSPLSDWKDINFRLFDYSKVVGQYFDVSTIPQIHKILDIE, from the coding sequence ATGATGAAAGCTCCTGTAATAGAAATATTTTCAAGTTTTCAAGGTGAAGGTCTTTTAATCGGTGAAAGGCAGATTTTTGTCAGATTTGCAGGATGCAACCTTAACTGCAACTATTGTGATACCAATGACAGCAAATCCGAAAAGTCAGGAAAATTGATGACTCCTGAAGAGGTTTTGGAAGAAATCAATAAGATTTTAACTCCTGACTGCAAGACAATTTCATTTACCGGAGGGGAGCCTAGCCTTTATCCGGAGTTTATCTCAGAGGTGGGTAGACTTTCCGATTTGGACATCATGCTTGAAACTAATGGTACCTTACCAAATAATATTGATAGAATTGAACGATTGGATATGGTTTCATTAGATATTAAGTTACCTGAACACTTTGACGGTGAATTTGATGAGCAAATTCTACTAAATGAGATAAAATCAGTAAGTTTATTAATGGAGAAGTCCATAAAGGTATATTGTAAAGTAGTCATATTGCCTTCAACAAAAATAGAATCATTTAAAGAGGTAGTTGAAAAATTATCAGAAAATATTTCAAACAAAAACAATCTTAAAGTAATTATCCAACCTTCCAGTCCTCTAAGTGATTGGAAAGACATTAATTTTAGATTATTCGATTATTCTAAAGTTGTTGGACAATATTTTGATGTTTCCACCATTCCTCAAATCCATAAGATTTTGGATATCGAGTGA
- a CDS encoding DNA polymerase subunit beta has translation MEQVRTRDFIYTSDDLYFASTNYIHPEDRVISFLRYIPDPEGDREKDGKRYRKVGSAEAYTYLRENHPDYLYFCDVTNVEMMGVPLDKVERIIKPEKRLLGLKDTFDKGGEVKNPELIAKLMDVADFFHFMADIPYDHLGISGSILPGLQKSDVSDLDFVVYGLDNHRRAIAAFKEHRGKEVYIEEVDKHITVQGITNDYWDFVYNKRMSDESLTKEEFRWYENRKANRGTINGTLFDILATRDYDEIEGTWGDTVYEPQGIAQIECDIISALGAFDNPSSYTIENLEILDGVEAPIEEVVSFTHTYAGEVVDGEHVIAKGKVEKVITEGKEDYYRIVVGTTREAIDEYLKLKESPA, from the coding sequence ATGGAACAAGTAAGAACAAGAGATTTTATCTACACAAGTGATGACTTATATTTCGCATCAACAAATTATATCCATCCTGAAGACAGAGTTATTTCATTTTTAAGATATATCCCAGATCCAGAAGGTGACAGGGAAAAAGACGGCAAAAGATACAGAAAAGTAGGGTCTGCAGAAGCTTATACCTACTTAAGAGAAAACCACCCAGATTATTTGTATTTCTGTGATGTTACAAATGTTGAAATGATGGGAGTGCCATTGGACAAGGTTGAAAGAATCATCAAACCTGAAAAAAGACTTTTAGGCCTCAAGGATACTTTCGACAAGGGAGGAGAAGTCAAAAATCCAGAACTCATTGCAAAATTGATGGACGTTGCTGACTTTTTCCATTTCATGGCAGACATTCCTTATGACCATTTAGGAATCTCAGGTTCAATCTTGCCAGGACTTCAAAAAAGTGATGTATCCGACCTCGACTTTGTTGTATATGGTCTTGACAACCACAGAAGAGCAATAGCTGCTTTTAAGGAACACAGAGGAAAAGAAGTCTACATTGAAGAAGTTGACAAACACATCACAGTCCAAGGTATTACAAATGACTACTGGGACTTCGTCTACAACAAAAGAATGAGTGATGAAAGCTTAACCAAAGAAGAATTCAGATGGTATGAAAACAGAAAAGCAAACAGAGGAACAATAAACGGAACATTATTTGACATCCTAGCTACCAGAGATTATGATGAAATCGAAGGAACCTGGGGAGATACAGTTTATGAACCACAAGGAATTGCTCAAATCGAATGTGACATCATAAGTGCCCTTGGCGCTTTTGACAACCCTTCATCATACACCATCGAAAACTTGGAAATATTGGACGGCGTTGAAGCACCTATTGAAGAGGTTGTTTCATTTACACACACTTATGCAGGCGAAGTAGTTGACGGCGAACATGTAATAGCCAAAGGTAAAGTGGAAAAAGTAATTACTGAAGGAAAAGAGGACTATTACAGAATTGTTGTCGGAACCACCCGTGAAGCAATTGACGAATACTTGAAACTCAAGGAAAGTCCAGCTTAA
- a CDS encoding SDR family oxidoreductase has protein sequence MISKRKGNEAIYVIADMANVDDIKKVFDTTMEEYGTVDILFNNAGLLSVTPLLEMTKEEWDRVFDVDVYAALYLTQLVAPVMKEKGKGTIINTCSVASYAAHFGFVGYISLKHAIAGLTKSIAFELGPEIRCNGIAPGAIHTAMVDSIGGVEALQMMVDGAPMKRVGQGEDIAALALFLASDESEFVDGQIIRCDGGFEC, from the coding sequence ATGATATCAAAGCGGAAAGGTAATGAAGCAATCTATGTAATTGCAGATATGGCTAATGTTGATGATATCAAAAAAGTTTTCGATACCACTATGGAAGAATACGGTACTGTTGACATTTTATTCAACAATGCTGGTTTATTAAGTGTCACTCCTCTTTTAGAAATGACAAAAGAAGAATGGGACAGAGTATTTGATGTGGATGTATATGCTGCATTGTACTTAACTCAATTAGTGGCTCCTGTAATGAAAGAAAAAGGAAAAGGTACTATTATTAACACCTGTTCAGTAGCTTCATATGCTGCTCACTTCGGTTTCGTTGGATACATCAGTTTAAAACACGCTATTGCGGGTCTTACAAAATCAATAGCATTCGAACTTGGTCCTGAAATAAGATGTAACGGTATTGCACCTGGTGCTATCCATACTGCTATGGTAGATAGTATTGGTGGTGTAGAAGCATTACAAATGATGGTCGACGGAGCACCAATGAAACGTGTAGGTCAAGGAGAAGATATTGCAGCACTCGCTTTATTCCTTGCTTCTGATGAGTCTGAATTTGTTGACGGACAAATCATCAGATGTGACGGTGGATTTGAATGTTAA
- the pheA gene encoding prephenate dehydratase, producing the protein MIGDNLIPYCTIPAVLESVENGESLYGVVPIENSIEGPVGITLDSLAHKFDLKISDEIIIPINQNLMVNPGTKMEDIEDVYSHSQAISQCREFIVQNNIQPHYAVSTANAAKNIVGDKTKAAIGNSKAAELYGLEIIRPNIQDTDNNETRFVVVSKDDHEPTGTDKTSIIFSIYEDKPGGLYNVLGIFQKNNVNLTKIESRPSKKGLGKYVFFVDFKGHRNDELIERIISEIEDKTYFLKVLGSYPEFR; encoded by the coding sequence ATGATTGGAGATAATTTGATTCCATATTGTACTATTCCTGCTGTTTTGGAAAGTGTTGAAAATGGTGAGTCATTATATGGTGTTGTTCCAATTGAAAACTCTATTGAAGGGCCTGTAGGAATTACATTAGATTCTCTAGCACATAAATTCGACTTAAAAATATCCGATGAGATAATCATCCCGATTAATCAAAACTTGATGGTAAATCCAGGAACCAAAATGGAAGACATTGAAGATGTCTATTCTCATTCCCAGGCAATATCTCAATGTCGTGAATTCATTGTTCAAAACAATATTCAGCCTCATTATGCAGTAAGCACTGCTAATGCTGCAAAAAACATTGTTGGTGATAAAACCAAAGCAGCTATTGGAAACTCAAAGGCTGCTGAATTGTATGGTTTGGAAATAATCAGACCAAATATTCAGGATACAGACAATAATGAAACAAGGTTTGTTGTTGTATCAAAAGATGATCATGAGCCAACTGGAACAGATAAGACTTCAATCATCTTTTCTATCTATGAAGATAAACCTGGTGGTTTGTATAATGTATTGGGGATTTTCCAAAAAAACAATGTTAACTTAACTAAAATCGAGTCTAGGCCTTCTAAAAAAGGTTTGGGAAAATATGTATTCTTCGTTGATTTCAAAGGACATAGAAATGATGAACTTATTGAAAGAATCATTTCAGAAATAGAAGATAAAACTTATTTTTTAAAAGTTCTAGGTTCTTATCCTGAATTTAGGTAA
- a CDS encoding sodium-dependent transporter produces the protein MSEKKIEWNSNFAFMMAMIGSAVGLGNIWRFPNVLYSNGEGSFMIPYIVSLFLLGISFVLVEYAVGFRFKKSIGRILFAVSKKLEPIAWFIVLVVFLITTYYVCVVGWDLIYVVLSFTKGWGANPDTFFVSNVLQATDSVTGIFQIVPIVLGSVCAIWLAIWLIVKRDLNDGIGNVSKILLPVLCFMVIGIVAFSLTLPGASIGYTQIFTPDWNALTNLDVWLAAFGQIVFSLSLGMAIAMTYASYLPEKSKLVDSAVTVAFSNSAFEVFNSIGIFSILGFMAFTSGIPFDQLVTEGTGLAFVVFPQVFNTMGTVGAVLGPVFFICILFAGITSAIALLEVATYAISEKFDIERKKAVTYICIVGFLISTIFATGLGSTILGAFDAFLNNFALLLGILIECIIFGWIYDFDKLIETLNADSRIKVGKLWKAVIKFILPICIAILWIQGVYSTITSSDPLSLTIMGILTVVLIVLPIVFAKLPAKAEDYYEVDIE, from the coding sequence ATGAGTGAGAAAAAGATAGAATGGAATAGTAATTTTGCATTCATGATGGCTATGATCGGTTCAGCTGTCGGACTCGGAAACATTTGGAGATTCCCGAATGTACTCTACTCCAACGGTGAAGGTTCATTCATGATTCCTTATATCGTTTCATTATTTTTACTAGGAATATCCTTTGTACTAGTAGAATATGCAGTTGGATTCAGATTCAAAAAGTCAATAGGCAGAATTCTATTCGCAGTAAGTAAAAAATTAGAACCAATCGCATGGTTCATCGTATTAGTAGTATTTTTAATCACAACATACTATGTTTGTGTTGTTGGATGGGATTTAATTTATGTTGTTTTAAGTTTCACAAAAGGTTGGGGTGCGAATCCAGACACATTCTTTGTAAGCAACGTATTACAAGCAACAGACTCAGTAACTGGAATCTTCCAAATTGTACCAATCGTACTCGGATCAGTTTGTGCAATATGGTTAGCAATCTGGTTGATTGTTAAAAGAGACTTAAATGACGGAATTGGAAATGTAAGTAAAATCTTATTACCAGTACTCTGTTTCATGGTAATCGGAATTGTTGCATTCTCATTAACCTTACCTGGTGCATCAATCGGATATACCCAAATATTTACACCGGACTGGAATGCATTAACCAATCTAGATGTATGGCTAGCAGCATTTGGACAAATTGTATTCTCCTTAAGTTTAGGTATGGCAATCGCAATGACCTACGCAAGCTACTTACCAGAAAAATCAAAATTAGTAGACAGCGCAGTAACTGTTGCATTTTCAAATTCAGCATTCGAAGTATTTAACTCAATTGGAATCTTTTCCATCTTAGGATTCATGGCATTTACCAGTGGAATTCCATTTGATCAGTTAGTAACTGAAGGAACAGGACTTGCATTCGTAGTATTCCCACAAGTATTCAACACAATGGGAACTGTAGGAGCAGTTCTTGGACCAGTGTTCTTCATCTGTATCTTATTTGCAGGAATTACCTCTGCTATTGCACTTCTTGAAGTGGCAACTTATGCAATTTCTGAAAAATTCGATATTGAACGTAAAAAAGCTGTTACATACATTTGTATTGTAGGATTCTTAATTTCCACAATATTTGCAACAGGACTTGGAAGTACAATACTCGGAGCATTCGATGCATTCTTAAACAACTTCGCATTGTTACTCGGAATCCTTATTGAATGTATAATCTTCGGTTGGATTTACGACTTTGATAAATTAATTGAAACATTGAATGCAGATTCAAGAATCAAAGTAGGTAAACTCTGGAAAGCTGTTATTAAATTTATTTTACCAATTTGTATCGCTATCTTATGGATACAAGGAGTCTACTCCACAATTACAAGTTCAGACCCATTAAGCTTAACCATTATGGGAATCTTAACTGTAGTATTAATCGTATTACCAATTGTATTTGCTAAATTACCAGCAAAAGCAGAAGATTACTACGAAGTAGACATTGAATAG
- a CDS encoding CBS domain-containing protein: MQIKNLMSEDLITIDKDQSLSDALKLLRKHNISRLPVTNNKELVGIISERDIANKLGSSKSENMPPSRFHISSVMVKDVITVLETMQLGDVAELMLENGIGSVPVLDDDKMVGIVSKADFVTLAVGIVFDKITVKEIMTKDVVAVSPSDRLIHARRQMLDAKVGRVPVIEEDELKGIITSKDLMRAFIDFRKSVPEKYQKSQIKEVLVEDVMSSNPSSVSKEMSITEVSKIMIETGFNGLPVVEDGKVIGIVTQTDILRLIAKLES, encoded by the coding sequence ATGCAAATTAAGAATTTGATGTCTGAAGATTTAATCACAATAGACAAAGATCAAAGTCTTTCTGATGCATTAAAATTATTACGCAAACACAACATTTCCCGTTTGCCTGTAACAAACAATAAAGAACTCGTTGGTATCATATCTGAAAGAGATATTGCCAACAAACTTGGATCTTCAAAATCTGAAAATATGCCACCGTCAAGGTTCCATATTTCTTCTGTAATGGTCAAAGATGTAATTACAGTTTTAGAAACAATGCAATTAGGTGATGTGGCTGAATTGATGCTTGAAAATGGTATCGGTTCAGTTCCTGTTCTAGATGATGACAAGATGGTCGGAATCGTATCAAAAGCGGATTTCGTAACTCTTGCTGTCGGAATTGTATTTGACAAGATTACTGTAAAGGAAATTATGACAAAAGATGTGGTAGCGGTCTCTCCAAGCGACAGGTTGATTCACGCAAGAAGACAAATGCTTGACGCTAAAGTTGGAAGAGTTCCGGTTATTGAAGAGGATGAACTTAAGGGAATCATCACTTCAAAAGACTTGATGAGAGCATTCATTGACTTTAGGAAAAGCGTTCCTGAAAAGTATCAGAAATCTCAAATCAAAGAAGTTCTTGTTGAAGATGTAATGTCTTCAAATCCATCTTCTGTATCAAAAGAAATGTCAATCACTGAAGTTTCAAAAATCATGATTGAAACAGGATTCAATGGTTTGCCTGTTGTTGAAGACGGCAAAGTTATTGGAATCGTAACACAAACAGATATATTAAGACTAATTGCAAAATTAGAATCTTAA
- the cas4 gene encoding CRISPR-associated protein Cas4: MINISSIKMHMYCPMSLYLKTHVDTNENEKYNSYLEIKNLKIDIQDLMQKNIRKIKRQMNLDEIEKILSQNIYEYIKSTTESMNSSDIHLTPEQVDDINDETYFNIKTLSIKAKKAMTILDKDGFGITEMFFPNCIYSYLIKDSQLELIGMCDKIEIIDGRYYPISIKSSNPPIKGVWDQDAVELVANAILLEEEFDTEVFVGFVDYKKIGDRRPVVMDVDLRKSLFSVIREVKEIIENKKLPNVKKNPKKCMNCEYENLCEKIS, from the coding sequence ATGATTAATATATCTTCCATAAAAATGCACATGTACTGCCCAATGAGCTTATATCTAAAAACACATGTAGACACCAATGAAAACGAAAAATACAATAGTTATCTTGAAATCAAGAATTTGAAAATTGACATCCAGGATTTGATGCAGAAGAATATTCGTAAAATCAAAAGGCAAATGAATTTGGATGAAATTGAAAAAATATTATCCCAAAACATTTACGAATACATAAAAAGCACCACTGAATCAATGAATTCTTCAGATATCCATCTTACCCCCGAACAGGTTGATGATATAAACGACGAAACTTACTTCAACATAAAGACACTAAGTATCAAAGCCAAAAAGGCAATGACAATATTGGATAAGGACGGATTTGGCATTACTGAAATGTTCTTTCCAAACTGCATTTATTCTTATCTAATCAAAGACTCCCAGCTTGAATTGATTGGAATGTGCGATAAAATAGAGATAATTGATGGAAGATACTACCCAATAAGCATCAAGAGCTCAAATCCTCCGATAAAGGGAGTTTGGGACCAGGATGCAGTTGAACTTGTTGCAAATGCAATACTTCTTGAAGAGGAATTTGACACCGAAGTGTTTGTCGGATTTGTGGATTACAAAAAAATTGGCGACAGAAGACCAGTTGTGATGGACGTTGACCTCAGAAAATCATTGTTCAGTGTAATTAGGGAGGTAAAAGAAATAATTGAAAATAAGAAACTTCCAAATGTTAAAAAGAATCCTAAGAAATGCATGAACTGCGAATATGAAAATTTATGTGAAAAAATAAGTTAA